A region of the Ranitomeya variabilis isolate aRanVar5 chromosome 5, aRanVar5.hap1, whole genome shotgun sequence genome:
CACAGCTGCCTCTGTCGCGGCTGTCTGACAGTCacggcacatgcatggagagcctgtttgttgggcaatgacacatgcagctgcggcgctggacAGCTGGTCAgtcggagcgatccaggaagccaggttcctcTGCAGATTATTTGGTAAGtgttatagcttgctgaataagccctGACTCAATCAAATTTACTCATCTCTAATCTTGATTCTGCATCTTCTAACGATTTTAGGATACCAGTGGATTTGAATATTGACAATTTCTTTGCACACTGTTAGAGCTATATTTATGCTCGCTTTGTATGGCTGGCCCATTACTGTTGTCTCCGTCAGACGTTCCCTACATTCTGAGGCGCTCTGTTAATTTATGTTagtttttaaatcatttttctaaataaaatactGAGATTTTAATCTATCCAATTGTCACATGTCTCCACCTTCACAAGTGAGAATTGCTGGTGGCACTGTTGATTAAatctgtataaggctacgttcacactagcgttgtgcgccgctgcgtcggcgacgcaacgcacaacgcacgcaaaaacgcggcaaaacgcacgcaaaaacgctgcattttgcgacgcatgcgtcggtttttgccgaaaatcggacgcaagaaaaatgcaacttgttgcgttttcttggtccgacgcttgcggcaaaaaagacgcatgtgtggcacaacgcaacaaaaaaaaacgcatgcgtcccccatgttaagtatagggggcgcatgacgcatgcgtcgccgctgcgtcgccgacgcaaacccgacgcacattagcttaacgctaatgtgaacgtagccttaatgtacAGATTGGTTTTCCTTGGGTGACCAGTTCACATTAACAGGTTCTTCTCATCATATGCCTACCAAGAGTAACCATCAAAGGTATGGTGGTGGTACCCTGAGGATGAAAGGTACCGAGGTCTTCTAAAAGTGATCTTTGGCTTTAAAAAACAGCAGGACAAATTTGGTTGTACATGGGGGGTGAGAGGAAGTGGCCCACTGACTTAGTTTATGCTAGCAAATTACTGTCAAAGAAATCCTACTTCAAGGCCATGATGCatgttgttaaaggggttgtcaactagtAGGACAACCCCTTCCTGAACTAAacatttggccccgataaaattaaAAAACCTATACTCCCCTCCGGTGCTGGCGCCGTTCCACCTGTCATCACTCGCTGTCCCGGAGCTCTGgtgcggtggaatgacacgtggTGCCCGGCGCTGTATTCGCAGTCCTCGCCTTTGTACGAATTGATAATGAAAAGGaggccagggctgcagctgatctgacttcctcttcatgttcaatccatacgaagacggagacagtgatgccagcatcGGGCAccacgtgtcattccaccgcacCAGAGCTCTGGGCCACGAGTGCCAACTCTACTGGTACGACGTCagaacgggaggtgagtatagtgggttttttttttttttgtttaatttttattttatttgggccAAACCTTTTTAGTTCAAAAAATGTTTGTCCTactagtggacaacacctttaaggtaTTGGATACATGCAGTACCAAATTGGGGACAAAAAAATCAGGAAAAACATTTTGAGGTCCAACTATGAAGACTTCTTCCAATTTATTCACTGCTAGGTGGTCATATGTTCATGACTTCTAGGACTTTGCAATTGAACTTTATTCTCAATGCTGTTTAGAGGACCTGTCCTGAAGTGAAAAGTGGCCAGTTCTTGCTCTATTTTTTTCATTACCTCCACTATCTGAAGTATTCCAGTATATGGTTCCAGAGAATAATAAGAAAAAACACCAACGCACCCTTTCTTTTCTGAATAGTGAGGAGGCGTGAGAATACACCCCTTCCCAGTATTTGTAGATTCAAGTTCAAGGGGGAAAAAAGGGGGTCCATATCCAATTGCAGATAACATTGTGGTTTTATTAATCTGTTAAAAAGATACACCCTTTATTTTTGCAATGTGTATAAGATGGCTGCCGTACATATCCTCAAGACGAGATATGCATCATCGAGGCTGGTAGCTTCAGTGATGTAAGCCCAAAAAAGCGGGCTCCTTAACGTATATGGCTGAGAGAGCTAATGGGGCGTTGGACGGGGTTTACGAGCAGTCAAAAAGATGGATGGGActggctgctcacatatccccaccctgGGGTTCTGGTACGGCAGATATAAGGAAGTCCACCACATTAGTGTGGTGTGTACTTCTGTGACTCAGTTTCTGCTAAAGGCCGAGTGAAGGTCTGAAAGCTAAACAGGTGAGCCCGTACTATATATTGACTGTCTAGTTTCTGTTTTGGTTCTGTTATACCTGTTGTACCCAGAAGAGCCTGTGTTTTGTTTTGTTAAAGTGAATGGTTTATGGAATAATAAACCGCACGTTTGTTTCAACCAACAAACTGGATCCTTTTCTGTGCACCAGCGTCTACCTAACAAGGGGGAGACCTCCGTGAAACCTGCGCTTCAAACGTCAGACGCTCTTTGGTGTTCAACACTCGTAGGTTTCACGGAGGTCTCCCCCTGTATTTTATGTTTGCAATgtgtatatctttttttttttttttttttttttttttttttaatggattaacAATAAAATCTTGATCTTTATCTGCAATTTGATCTGGAAGCTGGACCtcccccttctttttttttttttttcttccttgaacTTGCAGAGAATAAGCCTTTGCATGgtgcacaggattctctggggatgTAGCTCTTTGTAATGACCTAGTGAGCCTCACCACCTTGGTAAATGCCATAAAAATCTGCGACAAAGTGAAAGGCCAATATCTTTGGGACCATATAGCGgatttaaaagaaaaataaacaaaaaaaagtagaaaaactgGCATACTCAGGAAGCAGTCAGAATAAATtagaaactggccacttttgacctgctgacaggttcttgtTAAGTAAAAAAATGTCCACCTTGGCCCAAATCACCATTTTCTTTATACTCTCCACTTTCCTTTACTCTACCAGAGCCACAGCGATGGGTGTCACCTGCCGAAAAGTTCTACCTCTCAGGATTTAGAGACTGTCTGGATCGCACCGAAGACTTCATTCAAGATATCAGCCCAGCGGCTAAAGCCCGCTTTTTAGACGAGCTGCAGACCCATCTTCAACACCGGTTAAGATTCCCAAAACAATTAAACCTATGTAGTCAAGCGAGACGACGAGAGGATGACTTGTCTTCTGACGGAAATGTCTCTCCAAACTCTACCGGAGGCTCTGTAAGCCCGTACTCCCCGTCTGTGAATGGCTCGGAGAATTGCAGTCCACCAAGTTGGGTGTCTTCAAGCCCAGCAAGTTCTGGAGGGTTTCAGAATGACCCTAATCATAGTAACACCTTTGTCTGGAGACCTTGGCCGTAGGACGGAGGAGGCCTCTCCATTTCTCCTACCTAATATTCTCATATTTAATGTACATATATATGCAATATACTACTGACATATACGTGAGTGGAGCAGTCTCGTAAGATGCTGTCCTCCTGGTGGGTGGGTACATTTGTTTTTTTGGAGAGACCTATCAAAGATATGTATGTATAGCTGCTTATATACAGTATCTGTATGAGATTCTTCTATAtgttgtgcatatgtattcacgccCTGATTTGCCAATCTATAGCCCATTCGCTGTTGTACAGCACCTCTgcggtttgtttttgttttttttactattgaataAAGTTTTTAAACGTTTTTGGGTGGAATTTTAATATTTTGTGCCA
Encoded here:
- the LOC143774262 gene encoding transcription factor HES-7-like translates to MDGPDDRPLMLILKPVVEKQRRDRINRSLDEIRVLLLDLTGNQKLRNPKMEKADILELTVTYVQNVTRMKTHEPQRWVSPAEKFYLSGFRDCLDRTEDFIQDISPAAKARFLDELQTHLQHRLRFPKQLNLCSQARRREDDLSSDGNVSPNSTGGSVSPYSPSVNGSENCSPPSWVSSSPASSGGFQNDPNHSNTFVWRPWP